One window of Acomys russatus chromosome 28, mAcoRus1.1, whole genome shotgun sequence genomic DNA carries:
- the Csn3 gene encoding kappa-casein isoform X2 — MMRNFIVAVNILALTLPLLCHGKEGLVYDQKRVLYTPAHYALRSSLHYEPNYSYYRPSVPFHAHTYPAIIMVLHLRSPFPISKWQQGPNFPQPIGARRFIPNPSFLAIPTNENQGSTANPVIRTIVPTESTPAPIIEPMMNTVASPEASTLSIDIPETSTVPISSPAA; from the exons ATGATGAGGAACTTTATCGTAGCTGTGAACATTCTGGCATTAACTCTTCCCCTTTTG TGCCATGGAAAGGAAGGATTAGTGTATGATCAGAAAAGAGTGCTGTACACACCAGCTCACTATGCGCTGAGGAGCAGTCTTCACTACGAACCTAATTACAGCTACTATAGGCCATCTGTACCTTTTCATGCACACACTTACCCAGCAATTATAATGGTACTTCACCTTAGGTCTCCATTCCCCATCTCCAAATGGCAACAAGGGCCAAATTTCCCCCAACCTATTGGGGCACGTCGTTTCATTCCAAACCCATCCTTTCTTGCCATTCCTACAAATGAAAATCAAGGTAGCACTGCCAATCCAGTCATCAGAACCATTGTCCCTACTGAGTCTACACCAGCTCCTATCATTGAACCAATGATGAATACTGTGGCCAGTCCTGAAGCTTCTACACTGTCCATCGATATCCCCGAGACGTCCACGGTCCCAATCTCTTCACCTGCAGCATAA
- the Csn3 gene encoding kappa-casein isoform X1, with protein sequence MMRNFIVAVNILALTLPLLAAEVQNLHPSCHGKEGLVYDQKRVLYTPAHYALRSSLHYEPNYSYYRPSVPFHAHTYPAIIMVLHLRSPFPISKWQQGPNFPQPIGARRFIPNPSFLAIPTNENQGSTANPVIRTIVPTESTPAPIIEPMMNTVASPEASTLSIDIPETSTVPISSPAA encoded by the exons ATGATGAGGAACTTTATCGTAGCTGTGAACATTCTGGCATTAACTCTTCCCCTTTTG GCTGCCGAGGTGCAAAACCTACATCCAAGT TGCCATGGAAAGGAAGGATTAGTGTATGATCAGAAAAGAGTGCTGTACACACCAGCTCACTATGCGCTGAGGAGCAGTCTTCACTACGAACCTAATTACAGCTACTATAGGCCATCTGTACCTTTTCATGCACACACTTACCCAGCAATTATAATGGTACTTCACCTTAGGTCTCCATTCCCCATCTCCAAATGGCAACAAGGGCCAAATTTCCCCCAACCTATTGGGGCACGTCGTTTCATTCCAAACCCATCCTTTCTTGCCATTCCTACAAATGAAAATCAAGGTAGCACTGCCAATCCAGTCATCAGAACCATTGTCCCTACTGAGTCTACACCAGCTCCTATCATTGAACCAATGATGAATACTGTGGCCAGTCCTGAAGCTTCTACACTGTCCATCGATATCCCCGAGACGTCCACGGTCCCAATCTCTTCACCTGCAGCATAA